The Paraburkholderia sp. FT54 genome includes a region encoding these proteins:
- a CDS encoding GntG family PLP-dependent aldolase, giving the protein MGPPTSSRSNPAGTAAPSTPGAVKRARKYIDGHVAANPSLDVIAQAAGMSSFHLLRGFKKAIGVAPHAYLAQRRVEAARYLLLKGQPLRHVAIAADTQCPAMEDEMIDLRSDTRSQPTAEMRHIMASADVGDDVYGDDPTVKELEREVADLLGKEDAVYMVTGTMTNQVAIRAHTEPGDAVLFDQNAHVYILEGGASAAISGVLPRLLPGVRGVFTAQDVLDALGRPHRFFPSTIPAPVKLLCLENTHNVGGGKIWPIEQLAEVCNVARSKGIALHLDGARLWHATAATQIPEREYAKHFDTVSVCFSKGLGAPIGSALAGPRDFIDRARRFKQQIGGGFRQAGIVAGGALYALRHNRERLKEDHEHARLLANGIAGLPGISLDVATVETNIVRFGITSIAAGEFVEKLHAKGLYVLPSGVDGVRAIPYLNISRAQILDAVSIIASVAQEHASAATKSAYEAGASNGAGY; this is encoded by the coding sequence ATGGGGCCCCCGACTTCCTCACGTTCGAATCCAGCTGGCACAGCGGCTCCATCGACACCGGGCGCAGTGAAACGTGCTCGGAAGTATATCGACGGGCATGTCGCTGCTAATCCGTCCCTCGACGTCATCGCGCAGGCTGCGGGAATGAGCTCCTTCCATCTGCTTCGGGGCTTCAAGAAAGCAATCGGCGTAGCGCCTCATGCGTACCTGGCCCAACGGCGCGTGGAGGCGGCCCGGTATCTCTTGCTGAAAGGTCAACCGCTGCGGCACGTAGCGATCGCTGCAGATACACAATGCCCCGCGATGGAGGACGAGATGATCGATCTGCGCAGTGACACCCGTAGCCAACCGACTGCGGAAATGCGTCACATCATGGCCTCAGCCGATGTTGGGGACGACGTCTACGGCGATGATCCCACCGTCAAGGAGCTGGAGCGCGAAGTCGCGGATCTTCTCGGCAAGGAAGACGCCGTGTACATGGTCACCGGCACCATGACGAATCAGGTCGCCATCCGCGCTCATACTGAACCAGGCGACGCGGTGTTGTTTGACCAGAATGCACATGTCTATATCCTCGAAGGCGGCGCATCCGCGGCGATCTCTGGCGTACTCCCGCGTCTCCTTCCTGGCGTCAGGGGCGTCTTCACGGCCCAGGACGTTCTCGACGCGCTGGGTCGCCCGCATCGGTTCTTCCCAAGTACGATCCCAGCCCCTGTGAAGCTACTCTGCCTCGAGAACACTCACAACGTCGGCGGGGGAAAAATCTGGCCGATTGAACAGCTTGCCGAAGTTTGCAATGTCGCACGGTCAAAGGGAATCGCGTTGCACCTGGACGGCGCGCGTCTGTGGCACGCAACGGCGGCGACCCAAATCCCGGAACGGGAATATGCGAAGCATTTCGATACCGTCAGCGTATGCTTCTCTAAAGGGTTGGGCGCACCGATTGGGTCGGCGCTCGCTGGCCCCCGTGACTTTATCGATCGCGCACGTCGTTTCAAACAACAGATTGGAGGCGGATTCCGCCAGGCTGGGATCGTAGCCGGCGGCGCGCTCTATGCCCTGCGTCACAATCGCGAGCGTTTGAAAGAAGATCACGAGCACGCAAGGCTGCTGGCCAACGGGATCGCCGGGCTGCCCGGTATTTCGCTTGATGTCGCGACAGTGGAAACAAACATTGTCCGGTTTGGCATCACGTCCATCGCCGCCGGTGAATTCGTGGAGAAGCTGCACGCCAAAGGACTATACGTTCTTCCTTCGGGCGTGGACGGCGTCCGCGCAATTCCCTATCTCAACATCTCTCGTGCGCAGATTCTGGACGCAGTCTCGATCATCGCTTCGGTTGCGCAGGAGCACGCCAGCGCCGCAACAAAATCAGCGTACGAGGCTGGTGCTTCAAACGGAGCAGGGTACTGA
- a CDS encoding tautomerase family protein, with amino-acid sequence MPTYIVSAAANRLTQQMKQGIASRITESHSDATGAHGFFAQVIFQDIAEGNHFLGGSPLKADHIYVHGHIRAGRTPDQKRSLLDAIVSVIVAAAATERRYVWAYISELPPSQMVEYGNVLPEPGHETEWLDSLSTEDRAYLLGIG; translated from the coding sequence ATGCCAACCTATATCGTTTCCGCAGCCGCGAACCGCCTGACCCAACAGATGAAGCAGGGGATCGCGTCACGTATCACCGAATCTCACAGCGACGCAACGGGCGCCCACGGATTTTTTGCGCAGGTTATCTTCCAGGACATTGCCGAGGGCAATCACTTTCTCGGCGGAAGTCCGCTGAAGGCCGACCATATATACGTCCACGGGCATATACGGGCTGGCCGGACGCCGGATCAGAAGCGGAGTTTGCTGGACGCAATTGTGAGCGTGATCGTGGCGGCGGCCGCCACTGAGCGCCGCTACGTCTGGGCCTACATTTCCGAGCTGCCTCCTTCGCAGATGGTCGAATACGGAAACGTGCTTCCGGAGCCAGGCCACGAGACCGAATGGCTTGACTCGTTATCGACCGAAGATAGGGCGTACCTGCTCGGCATCGGTTGA
- a CDS encoding GGDEF domain-containing protein, translating into MVSTSSSDVSSHDAPDLFQNESDALEKARALHANIEADAQQCRLALAELIGHFERLMRETRRLIGRSDRAEREMHALTQQLQYRATHDALTNVLNRSAVIERTSKVLRVDRAVMILLDIDEFKKVNDDFGHPVGDAVILGIVECLRSIVGKQGVIGRVGGEEFTVLLPGHDLATALQLAEKMRGAIGSHVFGAPVNRRITASFGVSANPVRTDFDTAYGLADSALYKAKRGGRNRVEFADPQLVSSAMPIGD; encoded by the coding sequence GTGGTTTCCACTTCCTCTTCGGACGTATCTTCGCATGACGCTCCGGACCTGTTCCAGAACGAGAGCGATGCGCTCGAGAAGGCACGCGCGCTCCATGCGAATATCGAGGCCGACGCACAGCAATGTCGCCTGGCGCTAGCTGAGTTGATCGGACATTTCGAACGCCTGATGCGCGAAACGCGCCGCCTGATTGGACGTAGCGACCGGGCCGAGCGCGAGATGCATGCACTGACCCAACAGTTGCAATATCGCGCGACACACGATGCGCTGACCAATGTATTGAACCGCAGTGCCGTGATCGAACGGACGAGCAAGGTGTTGCGCGTCGATCGGGCAGTGATGATCTTGCTCGACATCGATGAGTTCAAGAAAGTAAATGACGATTTCGGACATCCTGTTGGCGACGCAGTGATACTCGGCATCGTCGAGTGCTTGCGGAGCATTGTCGGCAAACAGGGAGTCATTGGTCGCGTGGGCGGCGAAGAGTTTACCGTGCTGTTACCGGGGCATGATCTGGCCACCGCACTGCAGTTAGCGGAGAAAATGCGCGGGGCGATCGGCAGTCATGTTTTCGGTGCGCCTGTGAATCGTCGCATCACGGCTAGTTTCGGCGTCAGTGCCAATCCGGTTCGAACCGATTTCGATACTGCATACGGCCTGGCAGATTCCGCTTTGTATAAAGCGAAGCGAGGAGGACGGAATCGCGTGGAGTTTGCTGATCCGCAATTGGTTTCGTCTGCGATGCCGATCGGGGACTGA
- a CDS encoding DUF1987 domain-containing protein — translation MDNLYIAATTTSPEVDFQFDQDVLTFRGESYPENAAAFYAPVIERLRAYLASCHDALVTVEVTLTYFNSSSTKMLFSVFDALNQAASSGNRVLVRWYRDAEDETILEFGEELQADFTAIQFTDCPVAT, via the coding sequence ATGGATAATCTTTATATTGCGGCCACGACGACGTCGCCGGAAGTCGATTTTCAGTTCGACCAGGACGTGCTGACATTCAGGGGAGAGTCTTATCCCGAGAACGCGGCAGCGTTCTATGCGCCGGTGATCGAGCGGCTTCGCGCGTACCTCGCAAGCTGTCACGACGCGCTCGTTACGGTAGAGGTCACCCTGACTTACTTCAACAGTTCGAGCACGAAGATGCTGTTCAGCGTGTTTGACGCCTTGAATCAGGCGGCTTCATCCGGAAATCGCGTGCTGGTGAGATGGTACCGCGACGCCGAAGACGAAACGATTCTCGAATTCGGCGAGGAATTGCAAGCAGATTTCACGGCGATCCAGTTCACCGATTGCCCCGTTGCGACATAA
- a CDS encoding SiaB family protein kinase: MFELLDQDAAFFELAQRRNLLFYHKGYFSHSIVAAMSEVVKLQLEVAGISAPIRRKLFSSFIELSQNIIHYSSDSLIEDAGKSGAIREGAVCITTDGEHHVMLCVNPIATTAVDYLRERLEPLCTMSLEEIKQAYKLSLRSDTPEESKGAGLGFLTMARDASAPLEFAFHPRVDVPETTLFCLKTII; the protein is encoded by the coding sequence ATGTTTGAACTGTTAGATCAGGATGCCGCGTTCTTTGAACTCGCTCAGAGGCGCAACCTGCTTTTTTATCACAAGGGTTACTTCTCCCATAGCATAGTTGCGGCGATGAGCGAGGTCGTGAAACTGCAGCTGGAAGTTGCTGGGATCAGCGCACCAATCCGGCGTAAATTGTTTTCGTCTTTTATCGAACTCTCGCAGAATATCATTCATTACTCGTCGGATTCGCTCATCGAGGATGCCGGGAAGAGTGGCGCCATACGTGAAGGTGCGGTGTGCATCACCACCGACGGTGAGCATCACGTCATGTTGTGCGTGAATCCCATTGCGACGACGGCAGTGGACTATCTGCGCGAACGGCTTGAGCCGTTGTGCACCATGTCGCTTGAAGAAATCAAGCAGGCGTACAAATTATCGCTGCGCTCCGATACGCCGGAGGAAAGCAAGGGCGCGGGGCTTGGGTTCTTGACGATGGCCCGCGATGCGAGCGCTCCGCTGGAGTTCGCCTTTCATCCGCGTGTCGACGTCCCGGAAACCACGCTGTTTTGCCTCAAGACCATCATCTGA
- a CDS encoding SpoIIE family protein phosphatase translates to MEIFYSRRDMVSLAVVEGDRPIGLINRDILLSEMSKPFHRELYDKKSCIAFMDKEPLIVDADMSIEALTFKTVEVGKKALSDGFIVTRQGRFVGLASGFQLLGAVAEMQAEKNRQIMQSIEYASVIQRAMLRASRDALSSMLPDAALVWEPRDVVGGDFYHFASFPDGWFGAVADCTGHGVPGAFMTLLASASLSQALERIEPRDPAALLAAVNRNVKGLLGQVHGTGESPQSNDGLDAAFFWFDAAQRRLHFSGARIALHVLRPDADHFESISGERMGVGYVDSLADYAWTLNTIALPQGSLLFVSTDGLIDQIGGPRKIAFGRRRALDLIIENRAQSLSVIRDGLQRALAGWQGAQARRDDVTLFFARV, encoded by the coding sequence ATGGAGATCTTCTATTCGCGGCGCGACATGGTCAGTTTGGCCGTGGTGGAAGGTGACCGCCCCATCGGACTGATTAACCGCGATATTCTTCTGTCGGAAATGAGCAAACCGTTTCACCGGGAGCTTTACGACAAGAAAAGCTGTATCGCGTTCATGGACAAGGAGCCACTCATCGTTGACGCGGACATGAGCATCGAAGCGCTTACGTTCAAGACGGTTGAGGTGGGTAAAAAAGCGCTGTCCGACGGATTCATCGTGACACGACAGGGCCGATTCGTCGGACTTGCCAGCGGCTTTCAGCTATTGGGTGCCGTGGCTGAAATGCAGGCGGAAAAGAACCGCCAAATCATGCAGAGCATTGAATATGCGAGCGTGATCCAGCGAGCGATGCTGCGCGCTTCGCGCGACGCGCTGTCGTCCATGTTGCCGGATGCCGCGTTGGTATGGGAGCCGCGTGATGTGGTGGGTGGCGACTTTTATCACTTCGCTTCGTTTCCCGATGGATGGTTTGGCGCTGTAGCCGACTGTACTGGACATGGGGTGCCCGGTGCCTTCATGACACTACTTGCTTCGGCTTCACTGTCGCAGGCGCTTGAACGAATCGAGCCGCGCGACCCAGCCGCCCTTCTGGCAGCTGTCAATCGCAACGTCAAGGGGTTGCTGGGTCAGGTGCATGGAACAGGCGAGTCGCCGCAGTCGAACGACGGCCTCGACGCAGCCTTCTTCTGGTTCGACGCGGCACAGCGGCGACTGCATTTTTCCGGTGCACGCATCGCGCTGCACGTTTTGCGGCCGGATGCCGATCACTTTGAAAGCATTTCAGGCGAACGCATGGGTGTAGGGTATGTGGACAGTCTGGCGGACTATGCGTGGACGCTGAACACCATCGCGCTTCCGCAGGGTAGCCTCCTGTTCGTCTCGACAGACGGGCTTATCGATCAGATCGGCGGTCCGCGAAAAATTGCTTTTGGGAGGCGTCGGGCCCTCGATCTCATTATCGAGAACCGTGCGCAATCGCTATCCGTCATACGCGATGGCCTGCAGCGCGCGTTGGCCGGCTGGCAGGGCGCACAAGCGCGTCGCGATGACGTAACGCTATTTTTTGCTCGCGTTTAG